From the Musa acuminata AAA Group cultivar baxijiao chromosome BXJ3-7, Cavendish_Baxijiao_AAA, whole genome shotgun sequence genome, one window contains:
- the LOC135643430 gene encoding cytochrome P450 CYP94D108-like, with product MEFFLGSSLFFLLPLLLFSFLCPALLFFSKRPFSSPANGCSSLKSYFLMGHLPHLIKNRRRLLEWSAELILASPTGTVTVAPVVFTGNPSNVEHMAKANFGNYPKHGAFISPVRDFLGCGILNVNGEEWRLQRKAASYAFNTTSLRAFVFDKVDREIVGRLFPLMREASQSDEVLDLQDVLERFAFDTICSLVLGEDPGCLGGGHGSEEKEGERFFRAFGDAVHLSIERALQPLPLVWKAKKWLDIGSERRLRESMAIVHGFVDRCMRSRRMRTSGDGGTDFLSRFDQRELNSNELIRDILINFVLAGRDTTPAALTWFFWVLASQPQVTNKIREEIELIRSRRAEEDGRRASFTMEELREMNYLQAATSESLRLYPPVPLVPRSCSEEEELPDGARMRKGWVLMYNAYAMGRRDEIWGEDCREFKPERWLEEEGVFRAKSPFVYPVFHGGPRMCMGKDVAYVQMKAIAASILERFEMEVVEASGRHQLLMTMRMEGGLLVKVKERSSGKCAWNAPSI from the coding sequence ATGGAGTTTTTCTTGggttcttctctcttcttcctcctccccctcctcctcttctctttcctttGCCCCGCCCTTCTCTTCTTCAGTAAACGCCCCTTTTCCTCTCCGGCCAATGGCTGCAGCAGCCTCAAGAGCTACTTCCTCATGGGACACCTCCCCCACCTCATCAAGAACAGGCGTCGGCTACTGGAGTGGTCTGCGGAGCTCATCCTCGCATCCCCCACCGGCACCGTCACCGTCGCCCCCGTCGTCTTCACCGGCAACCCCTCCAACGTCGAGCACATGGCCAAGGCCAACTTCGGCAACTACCCCAAGCACGGAGCCTTCATCTCGCCCGTCCGCGACTTCCTCGGCTGCGGCATCCTCAACGTCAATGGCGAGGAGTGGCGCCTCCAGCGCAAGGCCGCCAGCTACGCGTTCAACACTACCTCACTCCGCGCCTTCGTCTTCGACAAGGTCGACCGCGAGATCGTCGGCCGGTTATTCCCTTTGATGAGGGAAGCTAGTCAAAGCGATGAGGTGTTGGATCTCCAAGATGTGCTCGAGCGCTTCGCCTTTGATACCATCTGTAGCCTGGTATTGGGGGAGGATCCCGGGTGCCTCGGCGGCGGCCACGGGAGCGAAGAGAAAGAGGGGGAGAGGTTCTTCCGCGCGTTCGGCGACGCCGTACACCTCAGCATCGAGCGGGCGCTGCAGCCACTCCCGCTGGTCTGGAAGGCCAAGAAGTGGCTCGATATCGGGTCAGAGCGGCGGCTACGGGAGTCGATGGCGATCGTCCACGGATTCGTCGATAGATGCATGCGGTCGAGAAGGATGCGGACGAGCGGGGACGGCGGCACCGATTTCCTTTCTCGGTTCGACCAGAGGGAACTCAATTCTAACGAGCTCATTCGCGACATCCTCATCAACTTCGTGCTTGCAGGGCGCGACACGACGCCCGCGGCACTGACCTGGTTCTTCTGGGTCCTCGCCTCGCAGCCCCAAGTAACGAACAAGATAAGGGAAGAGATCGAACTCATCCGATCCCGACGAGCTGAGGAAGACGGCAGAAGAGCCTCGTTCACGATGGAGGAGCTGCGGGAGATGAACTACCTCCAGGCGGCGACATCAGAGTCGTTGCGGCTGTACCCGCCGGTGCCGCTGGTGCCAAGGAGCTGTTCAGAGGAGGAGGAGCTGCCGGACGGGGCGCGGATGCGGAAGGGGTGGGTGCTGATGTACAACGCGTATGCCATGGGGAGGAGGGATGAGATATGGGGGGAGGACTGCAGGGAGTTCAAGCCGGAGCGGTGGCTGGAGGAGGAGGGGGTGTTCCGGGCCAAGAGCCCGTTCGTGTACCCGGTGTTCCATGGAGGGCCGAGGATGTGCATGGGGAAGGACGTGGCGTACGTGCAGATGAAGGCGATCGCGGCGAGCATCCTGGAGAGGTTCGAGATGGAGGTGGTGGAGGCGAGCGGGAGGCATCAGTTGCTGATGACCATGAGAATGGAAGGAGGGTTGCTGGTGAAGGTAAAGGAGAGGAGCAGTGGGAAGTGTGCTTGGAACGCACCATctatatga